CCTATATGTAATTTCAGCAGATCTTAACCAAGGGACTTGTTGCAGAGCGGATCCTTTGCAGATTAAAGTCTCTGTAATAGTAGAGCGGGAGGTTTAGTTTTTTGTTATCAGGTGGGCTGAATAAAAAAAGCGGTCATAATATTGATCCATAACCAATTTCATGACCGCCTGTGTCAAGCCAATCTGTGGGAAAAAATATAAACAGATTGGTGATTTTTCGGGATGAGCTTTCAGATAGATGTTTGGGCGCTGATCAGGCTGCGCTTAACTTCATCTGTTGCAGCAGGAACTCCACACTTTTCGGATAGATTGAGATTTCATTAAAATAAAGGCCGCCGAATTCGTAGGAGCAGTCCGGACATCCACGTAGCCATAGAATATGATGGCGGTATTTGTTTTTGGCCATTTTACGGTAGACCCATTGGCTGCTATTGCATTCGAAGCAGTAAAGCAAGGTCCAGTCACTGCCAAGGAGCGCCTGGGCACAGTCGTAACAGACGGGAACCACCAATTCTCTGGCGCAGACATCGGTTACCTCATTTTCCTGATAGCCAAACGGGATGACAATGTAGTCGGTGGCTGGGGGTGATTGTTTTTTTGTGTCCGGGCCGTGATTTAACTCACATGACGTCTCTACCAGTTCAGCCAATAGTTGAAGCCTGTCAATTTCGTTCATGGCGCCCCCTTTTTTTTATACTACAGATTTGGGTTTCTGCTTATTCCTCCATTTATCTATTCGGTTTATTTTGTGATTTTCTTTAATTGCATAATTTGCAAATATTGTGCCTTAAAGGTATGGCAAGTGTCGTTTCCCGGGGTTGGATCAAGGTTATGGCGTGGTCTAAATCGGTGAGATTGAGGTATATGTGAGGTGTCTGTTGGTAATTTAAGATAATGACGGTTGTAAACTTTTTTAGCGGGGTGATTGGTAAAAAAATTAATATCTATAAAATAATATGACAAGAGATGACATCTTATCGGACAAGGAATGTCAACTGGCGGTCATTAAATATTTAATTGGAGCGATAGGCGCGGGGATTTTTCCATAAAGAATTTTTAAACCAATCATTGAATTCAGCGACCGGCAACGGTTTGCATATATGAAATCCTTGTATTATGTCGCACCCCTGTTTTTCAAGGGAATTTGAAACGTCTATGCTTTCAACCCCTTCGGCTACTACCTGCATTCCCATATTGTGGGCCAGATCTATCGTGGAGTTTACTATGATGGCATCTTCTTCGTTGGTAAGCATATTCATGATAAATGACTTGTCGATCTTAACCTCAATGGCCGGGAAATTACGCAGGTATGAGAGGGATGAGTACCCGGCACCGTAGTCATCAATAGCTATCTTGACTCCGATCTCGTGCAGTTTCTCGATGGATTTATTTACCCTTTTCGGATCGATCATCATACTGGTTTCGGTGATCTCCAGAGTTAAATATTTTGGTTTTATCTGCCATGTTTTTAAAAGACTCTGGACGGTGTCCGGAAATTTATTATCTTGCAGATTTTTGATCGAGAGATTTACCGAGATATTTATTTTTAGCCCTTCTTTGTGCCAGATTGCGCATTGTTCTAAAGAATTATTCAGGACCCAGTAGGTAAGATCATTTATCATGCCGGTCTGTTCAGAGAGTTCAATAAAGGTGTCCGGCCCGAGGGTCCCTTTCTCCGGGTGTTCCCATCTTACCAGGGCTTCTACTCCGCAAAGGTGGCCGCCAATAAAATTTATTTTGGGTTGATAATGCAGGGTTAATTGCTTATTCCGGATGGCGTTTCGTAGTTCACCAATTAATACCAGCCGTTTCCAGGTGTCATTGTTCTGGTCGTGACTGTAAACAACAAAGGTTATATCGTTGCGTTTGGCCTCATACATGGCAACATCGGCGTGTTGCAGCAGTGTTTCGGAGTCTCTGGCGTGTTCCGGAAAGGTGGAGATCCCTGCGCTCATGCCAACGCTGACATTATGTCCCTCGATCAGGATCGGTTCTTCAATCGAAGCGGAGATCTTTTGACAAATTGCGATGGCCTGTTCCAGGTCGGAGTTCGGTAAAACTATCGCAAATTCATCACCGCCGAATCGGGCCACCGTGTCTGATTTTCTGACTGTTTCCCGAAGCCGTGCCGCAATTTCCTGTAAAACATAATCACCATAGAAATGGCCCAGGGCGTCATTAATTTCTTTGAAGCGATTAAGGTCCAGCATCACAATCGCCATGGACTCCTGGTGTCTTTCCGCCACAAGAATTCCATGGTCAATGCGGTCATTTAGGAGCAGACGGTTGGGTAAACCTGTAAGGTCATCGTGAAGGGCCCGGTGTTGTTCTTTGGCGGCTGATTTTTTTATGCCTTCGATGGACATCATGCTTAACCGGACGACGAGGAAGACGAAAATGCTGCCGCTCAGTAGAATGAGGGACATCAGCAGTTCTGTGGTTGATACTGCTCTGATGATCAGCATATATCCGAAGGCCATAAAACTGCAGATGAAAAACAAGACAAAAAGGCCAAGTATCTTCCACCAGAAACTGAGGGTATGTTCTTCCCGGCAGAGGATTCTTACCGGGAAGAAAAGCGAATAGGTCAATAAGATAGTTGCGGCAACAACAACGATAATTGAAGCTGTTGATATACTGAAAAGATGACTAAGCATTTGATTATGTCCGAAACGGTAATTATATGGCCCTTGTATTTTCGGGCTGATATATATTTGATAATTTCCTGATTTATTGCAATAAATGCGCCGAACTTCAGGCCTGTTTGTTTTTTTCATCCGTTTAATTGGAGGATGAATTTTTGTTTATCCGGAAAACGTGCTTTGCTGCGAGGAACTAAGCGTTAGGCTAAAATATGTCCTAACTGTTAAAGGTGTGATTGCTGAGGTGTATCAGATTGATTTTCTTTATAAAAATGACATTAATTGTTTTTTATGACAAATAATGTCACTAATTAATTGGTTGTGAACTTGAGTTAATAACTTTGCGGTTAGTGGTTAAACCTCTGTGCGGATAAGATTTTCATGAATTTCAATGATTTTACTGATGCAATTATCCAACTCTTCCGCAGTCATTGAGTTTACGGTAGCCTGGACTCGGCCTTCTCCCTCTGATGGTTCTATATAGTTGAGGTTGTTCTCCAGTTTGTTGAATTCCTGTTGGATGCTTTTCGGTAGATTTTCCGCCTTGATATGAATGATGCAGAACAGGTAGGCGTCAATCAGTCTTTCCCGCTTTTCCCCTTCACCGCAGAGAGTCATGATCGCTTTATGGAATTTTTCAAGTTCAAATGACATGTCTGTGTAGCTCCTTTCTTGCTTTTGTTATGATATTATATTTAGTGCCTGTCCATAAATGGTCTTTTTGACCGATCTCTGCGTTATGCGAAAAAAATAATCATTGGAATATCAAATATATGCCTGTGGTTATTTTTTCGCATGCCTTGATCTCGAACAAAAATCCTCATTTCTGGACAGACACTATTTATGATTTTTATCATTGGTATGGTTTTTAACTTTAGTCAATTTGTTTAAATATAATTTGATTAATTTCGTATCGAATTTTTTTGGTTTTGTTACTAATGGATGTCGAAATGCCAAGGGTTTTCGGTAGATATATTTGATTTGCAATTTGGATAATTTTTGTTCGGATTTTAAGGGATCGTGAAGAGTTAATTTCAGAACAAATGTTTATAATTTTACCCACATGCGAAAAAAGCGGTTTGAATTGACAAAACCGGCTTTTTTGTGGTGTAATTATATTGTGGCATGGGGTTGTGACAATAGCCCTTGCGGTATTTTCAGTTTGCAACCTCATGTTTTAACCTTAGGCGGTAAGGAGGTTGATGATGAACGGAAAAGAAATTGTTGAAAGGAGAAGATTCAGGAGATTTTTGGTTAAGCCGGGAGCTTTTGCGGTATTCTGTCGCAGTACGGTGATTCCCGCCCGGATTATTGATATCAGCCGGGGAGGTATGGCTTTTTGTTACGTTGATGAGCAGGGCTGTCTTAATGATCTGTGTGAGCTTGATATAATGTATGGGGAAACCGACTTTTATCTTGACCGGATATCTTTTGAGACGGTGACTGATTGTGTAATTAACGGTGTTACTTCTCCTCCTGTCTTGAACCAGCGTGGAGTCAAATTTGTCGATCTTTCCCAAAAACAGATTTCAATGCTTAATCATTTTATATATAAAAACACATTGGTTTGAACTCTTTTCTGGTAATGATTAATTATTCCCCCTGTCTTTAATGGATCCAAACAGGACAGGGGGAGGAATTAATGTCCCAAATAATTTGCCGCACAATTGATTGATTTTTTCGCACTATAATCGAAAGGCGATATCTGCATTATGGCGGCTGAATATGGTGTATGTCCGTTTTGAAGTAGGTTGTGAAAGTATAATTTCTAGTTTCCCTCTTCTTTTCCTCAATATTTTCATTGTTCTGTTATCTTTAAAAAAAATCGTCTCTGGATTATTGTGTCAGAAATAAAGCTGAGTTGTGCTTGAATGGCAATCTTTACAAAGCGCCGTTCGGTTCAAACGAAACATTATGTAAGTGCGCCCCGAAGGAAGTGCCCTTGGGGTGCGCCCCGAAGGAAGTGCCCTTGGGGCATATTTAAAGGGATAATCCATGTTCGATAGTGCGCAGGACCTTAAATTAAAACAGATCTGGACCAGCCAGCTCTATCGTGAATATGACTCGATCTGCTGGAATTACCGGGTGAAACTGGTCAAGCCGATCCTGGAACTGGTCGAGGCCAGGTCTTTTTTGGGGAAATGGGATGCAGGGCTGCGCACCATTAAGGTTTCGGTCAATCTGATCCGGAATCGTTCCTGGGATCAGGTCGTTAATATCCTTAAGCACGAGATGGCCCACCAGATTGTTTCTGATCTTTTCAAGTCTGATCAGGCCCATGGGGAGATGTTCCAACGGGCCTGCGAGATGATCGGGGTGCCTGTTCTGTTTCGCGGGGCCAGGGCGGATCTGGCTGCTAATGATAATGAGTCGGAAGCAGGTTTTGATTCTCCGGGGCATAATCACAAAATGCTCAACAAGGTGCGAAAACTATTGGCTCTGGCCAGGTCCGGCAATGAGCATGAGGCCTTTGCCGCGACCCGCAAGGTCAATGAAATAATTGCACGGTATAATCTCAGGCGGGTCGGGCAGGACGAAGATTCATCTTATAACTATCGGGTGATTAATCATCGGAAAAAACGTATTGAAAATTACCAGCGTTTAATCTGTTCGATTCTTTCTGATTTCTTCTTTGTGGAAATTATTTTTGCCGGTCAATACGATGCTGCCTTGTGTCGGACAAACAAGGTCATTAATCTTTTGGGCACGGAAGAAAATGTCTTGATTGCCGAGTATATCTATTATTTTCTGTTTAACAATCTTCCCCTGTTATGGGAAAAGCATGCACTCGAAACAAAAGAACCTGTTTCCCGGAAACGTTCATACTGGTTGGGGGTCCTCAGTGGCTTTCGGGAAAAATTGGCCGGATTTGAACCGCCGGCGGATGTGCTAGCCCGGAAGAATGGCAAGGAAAATCTGCCGATTACGGTCAGCGCTGTGGTCTGCGCCGGGGACAGTGGGTTGCAGGATTTCAAGAGGATGCTTTTTCCGCGTCTTTTTACCCGTCGGGGTAGACCATCAAATGTTTTTGGTAATTCTTACCAGGCCGGGATAACGGCTGGCCGCGAGCTTAATGTCAGTCGGGCGATTGCCAAACGGGAAGGCTTCTTGGGTAATTTGCTGGTTTGTGATAGTTGATTGAAATATTTTGC
The genomic region above belongs to Pseudomonadota bacterium and contains:
- a CDS encoding EAL domain-containing protein, translated to MLSHLFSISTASIIVVVAATILLTYSLFFPVRILCREEHTLSFWWKILGLFVLFFICSFMAFGYMLIIRAVSTTELLMSLILLSGSIFVFLVVRLSMMSIEGIKKSAAKEQHRALHDDLTGLPNRLLLNDRIDHGILVAERHQESMAIVMLDLNRFKEINDALGHFYGDYVLQEIAARLRETVRKSDTVARFGGDEFAIVLPNSDLEQAIAICQKISASIEEPILIEGHNVSVGMSAGISTFPEHARDSETLLQHADVAMYEAKRNDITFVVYSHDQNNDTWKRLVLIGELRNAIRNKQLTLHYQPKINFIGGHLCGVEALVRWEHPEKGTLGPDTFIELSEQTGMINDLTYWVLNNSLEQCAIWHKEGLKINISVNLSIKNLQDNKFPDTVQSLLKTWQIKPKYLTLEITETSMMIDPKRVNKSIEKLHEIGVKIAIDDYGAGYSSLSYLRNFPAIEVKIDKSFIMNMLTNEEDAIIVNSTIDLAHNMGMQVVAEGVESIDVSNSLEKQGCDIIQGFHICKPLPVAEFNDWFKNSLWKNPRAYRSN
- a CDS encoding PilZ domain-containing protein, with the protein product MMNGKEIVERRRFRRFLVKPGAFAVFCRSTVIPARIIDISRGGMAFCYVDEQGCLNDLCELDIMYGETDFYLDRISFETVTDCVINGVTSPPVLNQRGVKFVDLSQKQISMLNHFIYKNTLV
- a CDS encoding SprT-like domain-containing protein, producing the protein MFDSAQDLKLKQIWTSQLYREYDSICWNYRVKLVKPILELVEARSFLGKWDAGLRTIKVSVNLIRNRSWDQVVNILKHEMAHQIVSDLFKSDQAHGEMFQRACEMIGVPVLFRGARADLAANDNESEAGFDSPGHNHKMLNKVRKLLALARSGNEHEAFAATRKVNEIIARYNLRRVGQDEDSSYNYRVINHRKKRIENYQRLICSILSDFFFVEIIFAGQYDAALCRTNKVINLLGTEENVLIAEYIYYFLFNNLPLLWEKHALETKEPVSRKRSYWLGVLSGFREKLAGFEPPADVLARKNGKENLPITVSAVVCAGDSGLQDFKRMLFPRLFTRRGRPSNVFGNSYQAGITAGRELNVSRAIAKREGFLGNLLVCDS